One part of the Streptomyces ferrugineus genome encodes these proteins:
- a CDS encoding trypsin-like peptidase domain-containing protein → MAGRGPRAGGVRRTPEGTRYDGDRPGTDPGPQDARRSEPHDAALVRIHDPAGRPRGLGFVADHHGTVVTCHEVVDGLPQLVLLAAAGDRSCVVPASAVTPLPGLDLALVRTEGLGVDPLPVTVRERIETGAYVRIPAGGWREARVLGPASVPYTATDRVHVLDDALELAVGTTGRDALRLGGGAAGGPVLDAGTGTVVGVLGTALQSGRRDAAFAVPLGGALKVPHRTRSAQQAPSPHRPEAQVAPPPLSASPERGEDPHRESTHPLPLTDGPLAELLAENAATVPAYGADLNPAGVLELTATSVGQDGPPGALAGDAGTGAVAPVERAATAREFDSFTDSGASVLALVGPPGSGRTTELAALAARRNRGPTPAPTLWLRGADLKDGDASVADAARRALARAARIVAASSGLTTLGDTTPERLAHLAHRTGRPLLLLLDGPEEMPPVLAHRLTEWTDGTAQWLRETGARLVVACRAEYWEGAGAEFPEDVLYSAPAGLGEFEDEAVQADGGEFRRLPPCVPLDDLTPDEAHQARARYGIPEGALADPDARHPLTLRLLSEVRAALPATPAPGRVDRDDVLSAHLDLMCLRIAVRLAAENGLRGTAVRRLAAKVSGQVHEAARRSLGPGQGELDRASFEAVFPWGPAPATLGGGTGWASAVLTEGLLVPAGNGYRFAHEELADWIQGMHLDLDEALHALVHRRRTHPDAAHPLPVPHHRIGPVVQALLLLPRHHGTCQLTRRLEELVHALDADRHSWWAGRLLAETLLRVPDATPYQDVLHVLTDRIVAWRRHRRSVPPEFGPGFWTTLPLPDAERLDLLRRLVLADGPPTDADEPAHPRYLDAVARLLADDPTAVQRHLTRWFDDDRPLPATPHATVARAAQALLHTHRHRALDDLTETLVDSAHRKADELLAVLAEEETSAICRAVDRWAHDERPGRRVAAMAYGLRVAAHVRTEADRELLRYAALALLARPDDRTLHGGALALLVRDPRTRALHLPQALAHFAAADPQLPASALVAALATHTEPVLEAFRARLSRPGASDALRTLADVTTPALARRVAALVQEAARRQPETAADLAAYVDRRLDQGPSARAVLLPLVTGLLDGGTDHVRAALAAVLATPGTPASRPLRRELREFLLAHEHAPAVLDAFLHATVREGGDRADDDLRGLVHHTGLLLVRTPDGAARFDRGLVDLGRHVPGFAARVAGWLTDTPQEWSAVVGPSTRRMIENLAGVRVPA, encoded by the coding sequence ATGGCGGGACGGGGCCCGCGGGCGGGCGGCGTCCGACGGACGCCGGAGGGGACGCGGTACGACGGTGACCGGCCCGGGACGGACCCCGGCCCACAGGACGCACGCCGCTCGGAGCCACACGACGCGGCCCTGGTCCGCATCCACGATCCGGCCGGTCGCCCCCGCGGCCTCGGCTTCGTCGCCGATCACCACGGCACCGTCGTCACCTGCCACGAGGTCGTCGACGGACTGCCCCAACTGGTCCTGCTCGCGGCGGCGGGCGACCGGAGCTGTGTGGTGCCGGCGAGTGCGGTGACCCCCTTGCCCGGGCTGGACCTGGCCCTCGTACGCACCGAGGGACTGGGCGTGGACCCCTTGCCGGTGACCGTGCGGGAGCGGATCGAGACCGGTGCGTATGTGCGGATCCCCGCCGGTGGCTGGCGGGAGGCGCGGGTGCTCGGCCCGGCGTCCGTGCCGTACACGGCGACCGACCGCGTCCACGTGCTCGACGACGCCCTGGAGCTGGCCGTCGGTACGACCGGCCGGGACGCGCTGCGGCTCGGCGGAGGGGCCGCCGGGGGACCCGTGCTCGACGCCGGGACCGGCACCGTCGTCGGCGTCCTGGGCACCGCACTGCAGTCCGGCCGACGCGACGCCGCGTTCGCCGTGCCGCTGGGGGGTGCGTTGAAAGTCCCGCACCGCACCCGTAGCGCTCAGCAGGCACCCTCGCCGCACCGGCCAGAGGCCCAAGTAGCTCCGCCCCCACTCTCGGCTTCGCCCGAGCGGGGCGAAGACCCCCATCGAGAGTCAACGCACCCCCTACCGCTGACGGACGGGCCGCTGGCCGAGCTGCTCGCCGAGAACGCGGCCACGGTGCCCGCGTACGGCGCCGACCTGAACCCGGCGGGCGTCCTGGAGCTGACGGCCACCTCGGTGGGGCAGGACGGTCCGCCGGGGGCGCTGGCGGGGGATGCGGGGACGGGGGCCGTGGCTCCGGTCGAACGGGCCGCCACGGCAAGGGAGTTCGACAGCTTCACCGACAGCGGGGCCTCGGTGCTCGCCCTCGTCGGGCCACCGGGCAGCGGCCGTACGACGGAACTCGCGGCCCTCGCCGCCCGCCGCAACCGCGGCCCGACGCCGGCCCCCACGCTGTGGCTGCGCGGCGCCGACCTGAAGGACGGCGACGCCTCGGTCGCGGACGCGGCGCGCCGTGCGCTGGCGAGGGCCGCCCGGATCGTGGCGGCCTCGTCCGGCCTCACCACCCTGGGCGACACGACCCCCGAGCGACTGGCCCACCTCGCCCACCGCACCGGCCGCCCCCTCCTGCTCCTCCTGGACGGCCCCGAGGAGATGCCTCCCGTACTGGCCCACCGACTCACCGAGTGGACGGACGGCACGGCGCAGTGGCTGCGGGAGACGGGGGCGCGGTTGGTGGTGGCGTGCCGCGCGGAGTACTGGGAGGGGGCGGGGGCGGAGTTTCCGGAGGACGTGCTGTACAGCGCCCCGGCCGGTCTGGGGGAGTTCGAGGACGAGGCCGTCCAGGCCGACGGTGGCGAGTTCCGGCGGCTGCCGCCCTGCGTACCGCTCGACGACCTCACCCCCGACGAGGCCCACCAGGCCCGCGCCCGCTACGGCATCCCGGAAGGCGCCCTCGCCGACCCCGACGCCCGGCATCCGCTCACCCTCCGCCTCCTCTCCGAGGTGCGCGCCGCCCTCCCCGCCACGCCGGCCCCCGGCCGGGTCGACCGCGACGACGTCCTCTCCGCCCACCTCGACCTGATGTGCCTGCGCATCGCCGTCCGCCTCGCCGCCGAGAACGGCCTGCGCGGCACCGCCGTACGCCGTCTCGCCGCCAAGGTCTCCGGCCAGGTCCACGAAGCCGCCCGCCGCAGCCTCGGACCGGGCCAGGGCGAGCTGGACCGCGCGTCCTTCGAGGCCGTGTTCCCCTGGGGCCCCGCGCCCGCGACGCTCGGCGGCGGCACCGGCTGGGCGTCCGCCGTCCTCACCGAGGGCCTCCTCGTCCCCGCCGGCAACGGCTACCGCTTCGCCCACGAGGAGCTCGCCGACTGGATCCAGGGCATGCACCTAGACCTCGACGAGGCCCTGCACGCCCTGGTCCACCGCCGCCGCACCCACCCCGACGCCGCGCACCCCCTGCCCGTGCCGCACCACCGCATCGGCCCCGTCGTCCAGGCGCTCCTGCTCCTCCCACGGCACCACGGCACCTGCCAACTCACCCGTCGGCTGGAGGAGTTGGTCCACGCGCTGGACGCCGACCGGCACTCCTGGTGGGCCGGCCGGCTGCTCGCCGAGACCCTGCTGCGGGTCCCCGACGCGACGCCGTACCAGGACGTGCTGCACGTCCTCACCGACCGGATCGTGGCCTGGCGCCGGCACCGGCGCTCCGTGCCCCCCGAGTTCGGCCCCGGCTTCTGGACCACGCTGCCGCTGCCGGACGCCGAGCGCCTCGACCTGCTCCGCCGCCTCGTCCTGGCCGACGGCCCGCCGACCGACGCCGACGAACCCGCCCACCCCCGGTACCTGGACGCCGTCGCCCGCCTCCTCGCCGACGACCCCACCGCCGTACAACGCCACCTCACCCGCTGGTTCGACGACGACCGCCCGCTGCCCGCCACCCCGCACGCGACCGTCGCCCGCGCCGCCCAGGCCCTGCTGCACACGCATCGCCACCGCGCCCTCGACGACCTCACCGAGACGCTCGTCGACAGCGCGCACCGCAAGGCCGACGAACTCCTCGCCGTGCTGGCCGAGGAGGAGACGTCCGCCATCTGCCGGGCCGTCGACCGCTGGGCGCACGACGAACGGCCCGGGCGACGCGTCGCCGCGATGGCCTACGGGCTGCGCGTCGCGGCGCACGTCCGTACCGAGGCCGACCGCGAGCTGCTGCGCTACGCCGCCCTCGCCCTGCTCGCCCGCCCGGACGACCGCACCCTGCACGGCGGCGCGCTCGCCCTCCTCGTACGCGATCCCCGCACGCGGGCCCTCCATCTCCCGCAGGCGCTGGCCCACTTCGCGGCCGCCGACCCGCAGCTCCCGGCCAGTGCCCTGGTCGCCGCCCTGGCCACCCACACCGAACCGGTCCTCGAGGCCTTCCGCGCCCGGCTGAGCCGACCCGGCGCCTCGGACGCGCTGCGCACCCTCGCCGACGTCACCACGCCCGCGCTCGCCCGCCGCGTCGCCGCCCTCGTCCAGGAGGCGGCGCGGCGCCAACCGGAGACCGCGGCCGACCTGGCCGCCTACGTCGACCGGCGCCTCGACCAGGGACCGAGCGCCCGAGCCGTACTCCTCCCGCTGGTCACCGGCCTGCTGGACGGCGGCACGGACCATGTGCGGGCCGCCCTCGCCGCCGTACTCGCCACGCCCGGAACGCCCGCCTCCCGCCCCCTGCGCCGCGAACTCCGCGAGTTCCTGCTCGCCCACGAACACGCCCCCGCCGTCCTGGACGCCTTCCTGCACGCCACCGTGCGGGAAGGCGGCGACCGGGCGGACGACGACCTGCGCGGCCTCGTCCACCACACCGGGCTGCTGCTCGTGCGCACCCCGGACGGCGCGGCCCGCTTCGACCGCGGCCTGGTCGACCTGGGCCGCCACGTCCCCGGCTTCGCCGCACGGGTCGCCGGCTGGCTCACCGACACCCCGCAGGAGTGGTCGGCCGTGGTGGGCCCGAGCACCCGCCGGATGATCGAGAACCTGGCCGGCGTACGAGTTCCCGCCTGA
- the truB gene encoding tRNA pseudouridine(55) synthase TruB has product MTQKHTTPDGLVIVDKPSGFTSHDVVAKMRGIARTRRVGHAGTLDPMATGVLVLGVEKATKLLGHLALTEKEYLGTIRLGQTTITDDAEGEITGSTDASKVTREAVDAGIAKLSGDIMQVPSKVSAIKIDGVRSYKRAREGEEFEIPARPVTVSSFTVYDVREAVADDGTAVLDLVVSVVCSSGTYIRALARDLGADLGVGGHLTALRRTRVGPYKLDSAKTLDQLQQELTVMPIAEAAAAAFPRWDIDARRARLLTNGVRLDMPDEYAGSGPVAVFDPEGRFLALVEQHKGKAKSLAVFG; this is encoded by the coding sequence ATGACGCAGAAGCACACCACGCCCGACGGCCTTGTCATCGTCGACAAGCCGTCGGGCTTCACTTCGCACGACGTGGTCGCCAAGATGCGCGGCATCGCCCGCACCCGCCGCGTCGGGCACGCCGGAACCCTCGACCCCATGGCGACGGGCGTCCTCGTCCTCGGCGTCGAGAAGGCGACCAAGCTCCTCGGTCATCTGGCCCTGACCGAGAAGGAGTACCTGGGCACCATCCGCCTGGGCCAGACCACGATCACCGACGACGCCGAGGGCGAGATCACGGGGTCCACCGACGCCTCGAAGGTCACCCGCGAAGCCGTCGACGCCGGGATCGCCAAGCTGAGCGGCGACATCATGCAGGTGCCGTCCAAGGTCAGCGCCATCAAGATCGACGGGGTGCGCTCCTACAAGCGGGCGCGGGAGGGCGAGGAGTTCGAGATCCCGGCCCGGCCCGTCACCGTCTCCTCCTTCACCGTCTACGACGTCCGGGAGGCCGTCGCCGACGACGGCACCGCGGTGCTGGACCTGGTGGTGTCGGTGGTCTGCTCCTCCGGCACCTACATCCGCGCCCTCGCCCGTGACCTCGGTGCCGACCTCGGCGTCGGCGGCCACCTCACGGCGCTGCGCCGCACCCGCGTCGGGCCGTACAAGCTGGACTCGGCGAAGACGCTGGACCAGCTCCAGCAGGAGCTGACGGTGATGCCGATCGCCGAGGCCGCCGCGGCCGCGTTCCCGCGCTGGGACATCGACGCCCGGCGGGCCCGGTTGCTCACCAACGGGGTGCGGCTCGACATGCCCGACGAGTACGCCGGATCCGGTCCCGTCGCCGTCTTCGACCCCGAGGGCCGCTTCCTGGCGCTCGTGGAGCAGCACAAGGGCAAGGCCAAGAGCCTGGCCGTGTTCGGCTGA
- the rbfA gene encoding 30S ribosome-binding factor RbfA, translated as MADNARAKRLADLIREVVAQKLQRGIKDPRLGSHVTITDTRVTGDLREATVFYTVYGDDEERAAAAAGLESAKGVLRSAVGAAAGVKFTPTLTFVADALPDTARTIEDLLDKARQSDEKVREVSAGAKYAGEADPYRKPGSEDETDGDTAE; from the coding sequence GTGGCCGACAACGCGCGGGCGAAAAGGCTGGCGGACCTCATCCGAGAGGTGGTGGCCCAGAAGCTGCAGCGCGGGATCAAGGACCCGCGGCTCGGCTCGCACGTCACCATCACGGACACCCGCGTCACGGGTGACCTCCGGGAGGCGACCGTCTTCTACACGGTGTACGGCGACGACGAGGAGCGCGCGGCCGCGGCGGCCGGACTGGAGAGCGCCAAGGGCGTGCTCCGCTCCGCCGTCGGTGCGGCCGCGGGCGTGAAGTTCACGCCGACCCTCACCTTCGTCGCCGACGCCCTGCCCGACACGGCGCGCACCATCGAGGACCTCCTCGACAAGGCGCGCCAGTCCGACGAGAAGGTGCGCGAGGTGTCCGCGGGCGCGAAGTACGCCGGTGAGGCGGACCCGTACCGCAAGCCGGGCTCCGAGGACGAGACGGACGGCGACACCGCGGAATGA
- a CDS encoding DUF503 domain-containing protein, translating into MYVGTLSFDLLLGDVRSLKEKRSVVRPIVAELQRKYAVSAAEVDHMDLYRRAEIGLAVVSGDAGHLTDVLDRCERLVAGRPEVELLSVRRRFHGDHDD; encoded by the coding sequence ATGTATGTGGGGACGCTGTCCTTCGACCTCCTCCTCGGCGACGTACGGTCGCTGAAGGAGAAGCGCTCCGTCGTCCGCCCGATCGTCGCCGAGCTCCAGCGCAAGTACGCGGTGAGCGCGGCCGAGGTGGACCACATGGACCTCTACCGGCGGGCCGAGATCGGGCTCGCCGTGGTGTCCGGCGACGCCGGGCACCTCACCGACGTACTGGACCGGTGCGAACGGCTGGTCGCCGGGCGTCCCGAAGTGGAACTGCTGTCGGTGCGGCGGCGTTTCCACGGTGACCACGACGACTGA